A genome region from Vibrio tapetis subsp. tapetis includes the following:
- the rpoD gene encoding RNA polymerase sigma factor RpoD, whose translation MDQNPQSQLKLLVAKGKEQGYLTYAEVNDHLPQEIVDSEQVEDIIQMINDMGIQVVETAPDADDLMMNEAVADEDAAEAAAAALSSVESEIGRTTDPVRMYMREMGTVELLTREGEIDIAKRIEDGINQVQASVAEYPGTISYILEQFDKVQAEELRLTDLIAGFVDPDDDGTTAPTATHIGSELAEQDLEDEDKEAESDDDEDEEEEDTGIDPEFAAEKFSDLRNAYQNLQLAINEQGRDVAMASELKTELLDTFRQFRLIPKQFDYLVRELRTSMDRVRTQERLIIRTCVEYGKMPKKSFVALFTGNESSEAWLDEILASDKPYAEKIRRSEDDIRRCILKLKAIEGETSLPVQSIKDISRRMSIGEAKARRAKKEMVEANLRLVISIAKKYTNRGLQFLDLIQEGNIGLMKAVDKFEYRRGYKFSTYATWWIRQAITRSIADQARTIRIPVHMIETINKLNRISRQMLQEMGREPLPEELAERMQMPEDKIRKVLKIAKEPISMETPIGDDEDSHLGDFIEDTTLELPLDSATATSLRGATKDVLAGLTPREAKVLRMRFGIDMNTDHTLEEVGKQFDVTRERIRQIEAKALRKLRHPSRSETLRSFLDE comes from the coding sequence ATGGATCAAAATCCGCAGTCACAGCTAAAGTTACTTGTCGCTAAAGGCAAAGAGCAAGGCTATCTGACATACGCCGAAGTAAATGACCACCTACCGCAAGAAATCGTTGATTCTGAGCAGGTAGAAGACATCATTCAGATGATCAATGACATGGGTATCCAAGTTGTTGAAACAGCACCCGATGCTGATGACCTCATGATGAATGAAGCGGTCGCGGACGAAGACGCAGCTGAAGCTGCAGCGGCTGCCCTCTCAAGCGTAGAAAGTGAAATCGGCCGAACTACAGACCCAGTGCGCATGTACATGCGTGAAATGGGTACCGTTGAGCTGTTGACTCGTGAAGGCGAGATCGATATTGCGAAACGCATTGAAGATGGCATTAACCAGGTACAAGCTTCTGTTGCTGAGTACCCTGGCACTATCTCATACATCTTAGAACAATTTGATAAAGTTCAAGCTGAAGAACTTCGTCTTACCGACCTTATCGCAGGATTTGTTGATCCTGATGATGATGGTACAACGGCGCCAACTGCGACTCACATCGGTTCTGAACTTGCTGAGCAAGATCTTGAAGATGAAGATAAAGAAGCAGAGTCGGACGACGACGAAGACGAGGAAGAAGAAGACACAGGTATTGATCCAGAGTTTGCTGCTGAGAAATTCTCAGATCTACGCAACGCTTATCAAAACCTGCAACTTGCTATTAATGAGCAAGGCCGCGACGTGGCAATGGCTTCTGAATTAAAAACAGAACTACTGGATACTTTCCGCCAGTTCCGTTTGATTCCAAAACAGTTTGACTACCTAGTCAGAGAACTACGTACGTCTATGGATCGTGTTCGCACACAAGAGCGTTTGATTATTCGTACTTGTGTTGAATACGGCAAAATGCCTAAGAAGTCTTTCGTTGCCCTGTTTACTGGTAATGAATCTTCAGAAGCTTGGTTAGATGAAATTCTAGCGTCAGATAAGCCGTATGCAGAAAAAATTCGCCGCAGTGAAGATGACATCCGTCGTTGCATTCTAAAATTGAAAGCAATCGAAGGTGAAACTTCTCTTCCGGTACAAAGCATTAAAGATATCAGCCGTCGTATGTCTATCGGTGAAGCGAAAGCTCGTCGTGCGAAGAAAGAGATGGTTGAAGCGAACTTACGTCTGGTTATTTCTATCGCGAAGAAATACACCAACCGTGGCCTACAATTCTTGGATCTAATCCAAGAAGGTAACATCGGCCTAATGAAAGCGGTTGATAAGTTTGAATATCGTCGTGGTTACAAGTTCTCGACTTACGCAACTTGGTGGATCCGTCAGGCGATTACTCGTTCGATTGCTGACCAAGCACGTACGATTCGTATCCCTGTACACATGATCGAAACCATCAACAAGCTGAACCGTATTTCGCGTCAAATGCTTCAAGAGATGGGCCGCGAGCCACTGCCGGAAGAATTGGCTGAACGCATGCAAATGCCGGAAGACAAGATCCGTAAAGTACTGAAAATTGCTAAAGAGCCAATCTCTATGGAGACACCAATCGGTGACGACGAAGATTCGCATCTAGGTGATTTCATCGAAGATACTACGTTAGAACTGCCTCTAGACTCTGCAACGGCGACTAGCCTACGTGGCGCGACTAAAGACGTTCTAGCTGGCCTAACGCCACGTGAAGCGAAAGTACTTCGCATGCGTTTCGGTATCGACATGAACACTGACCACACTCTAGAAGAGGTTGGTAAGCAATTTGACGTTACACGTGAGCGTATCCGTCAAATCGAAGCAAAAGCACTACGTAAACTACGTCACCCAAGCCGTTCAGAAACTCTGCGCAGCTTCCTAGACGAGTAA
- the dnaG gene encoding DNA primase, producing MAGQIPRSFIDDLLARVDIVDIVDPRVKLKKKGKNYSACCPFHNEKTPSFSVSQEKQFYHCFGCGAHGNAIDFLMEYERLEFVESIEELASFVGVEVPREQRSGGYSTAPKANTEQKRSLYDMMGSISAFYRSQLKQSSSKVAIDYLKDRGLSGEVVQKFGIGFVADEWDLVRKNFGQTPAAQEMLVSGGMLIENDKGNRYDRFRGRVMFPIRDRRGRVIGFGGRVIGDGTPKYLNSPETPIFHKGKELYGLYEVTQAYREPPQILVVEGYMDVVALAQYGVDYSVASLGTSTTGDHLQLLFRQTGTVVCCYDGDRAGREAAWRALENALSFLKSGHVLKFLFLPDGEDPDSYIRKFGKDEFETQVRDAEPLSKYLFNNLLSQVDVGNDEGKAALEALALPLINKIPDNALQSQLLKLLGQKTGIYKKPTLPSEETARSQPHKDIKRTPMRVVIALLLQNPSYSELVPDLSSVEHIALPGLSLFVEVLDKCRAHPNINTGQLLEHWRNEQSSPLLSRLAGWEIPLGEDNDLQDIFLDSLDNIIAQCVEKQIESLQAKDRSVGLSADEKRELVALMLDLKA from the coding sequence ATGGCCGGACAAATTCCACGTTCCTTCATTGATGACTTACTGGCGCGAGTTGATATCGTAGATATTGTCGATCCGAGAGTAAAACTGAAGAAAAAAGGCAAAAACTACAGCGCGTGTTGCCCATTTCACAATGAGAAAACACCCTCTTTTAGTGTCAGCCAAGAAAAACAGTTTTATCACTGTTTTGGTTGTGGAGCCCATGGTAACGCCATCGACTTCTTAATGGAGTACGAACGCTTAGAGTTTGTTGAAAGTATCGAAGAGTTGGCCTCATTTGTAGGCGTAGAAGTACCACGTGAACAACGCAGTGGCGGATACTCGACAGCACCAAAAGCCAATACCGAACAAAAACGTAGCCTATACGACATGATGGGCAGCATATCTGCGTTTTACCGTTCTCAACTGAAACAGTCGAGCAGTAAAGTCGCCATTGATTACCTTAAAGACAGAGGTCTATCAGGCGAAGTAGTACAAAAGTTCGGTATCGGTTTTGTTGCTGATGAATGGGATTTAGTACGCAAAAACTTTGGCCAAACACCCGCCGCGCAAGAGATGCTTGTCTCTGGTGGTATGCTCATTGAAAACGACAAAGGCAACCGCTATGACCGTTTTCGTGGCCGAGTGATGTTTCCTATCCGCGATCGTCGAGGCCGAGTTATTGGTTTTGGTGGCCGTGTTATTGGCGATGGCACGCCTAAGTACCTAAACTCCCCAGAAACCCCTATTTTCCATAAAGGCAAAGAGCTATACGGCCTTTATGAAGTGACACAAGCTTACCGTGAACCGCCACAAATCCTGGTGGTTGAAGGTTACATGGATGTGGTTGCCCTTGCGCAATATGGCGTAGACTACTCAGTCGCCTCACTTGGCACCTCTACCACGGGTGACCACCTACAATTACTCTTTCGCCAAACCGGCACCGTAGTGTGTTGCTACGATGGTGACAGGGCGGGTAGAGAAGCCGCATGGCGAGCACTTGAGAATGCACTCAGCTTTCTAAAAAGCGGCCATGTGTTGAAGTTTCTATTTTTGCCTGACGGAGAAGATCCTGACAGCTATATCCGAAAATTTGGCAAAGATGAATTTGAAACCCAAGTACGCGATGCTGAACCTTTATCAAAGTATCTGTTTAACAATTTGCTGTCACAGGTTGATGTCGGCAATGATGAAGGAAAAGCCGCTTTAGAAGCACTGGCATTACCATTAATTAATAAGATTCCTGATAACGCCCTGCAATCACAGTTACTAAAGCTACTCGGGCAAAAAACCGGGATCTATAAAAAACCGACGCTACCGAGCGAAGAAACAGCACGCTCTCAGCCGCATAAAGACATTAAACGTACACCGATGCGCGTCGTAATAGCACTCCTATTACAAAATCCGAGCTATAGTGAATTGGTACCAGATTTATCGAGCGTTGAACATATTGCCCTACCCGGGTTAAGTTTATTTGTTGAAGTACTTGATAAGTGCCGTGCGCATCCCAATATAAACACAGGTCAACTCTTAGAGCACTGGCGCAATGAACAAAGCAGCCCATTATTATCTCGATTAGCCGGTTGGGAAATCCCACTAGGTGAAGATAATGACCTGCAAGACATATTTTTAGACTCATTGGACAACATTATTGCCCAATGCGTTGAAAAACAAATTGAATCGCTACAAGCGAAAGATAGAAGCGTTGGCCTAAGTGCCGATGAAAAAAGGGAATTAGTAGCCCTCATGCTAGACCTAAAAGCATAG
- a CDS encoding GatB/YqeY domain-containing protein produces MALIDQLKEEQKLAMKAKDKPRLGTIRLALSAIKQREVDERITLSDDDILAVLVKMVKQRRDSVAQYESANRQDLADVEKAEITVLEGFMPQPLSEEEVSALVDSAIAESNPTGMQDMGKVMAVLKPQIQGRADMGKVSGLVRSKLA; encoded by the coding sequence ATGGCTCTGATTGACCAACTCAAAGAAGAGCAAAAACTAGCGATGAAAGCCAAGGACAAACCGCGCCTTGGCACTATTCGTTTAGCCCTTTCAGCAATTAAGCAACGTGAAGTTGATGAGCGTATTACACTCTCTGATGACGACATTCTTGCTGTGCTGGTAAAAATGGTTAAACAACGTCGCGATTCTGTCGCTCAATATGAATCAGCAAATCGTCAAGATCTTGCTGACGTGGAGAAAGCAGAAATTACCGTACTTGAAGGCTTTATGCCTCAACCGTTAAGTGAAGAAGAAGTAAGTGCACTAGTTGATAGCGCAATTGCTGAATCTAATCCAACGGGCATGCAAGACATGGGTAAAGTAATGGCTGTCTTGAAACCACAAATTCAAGGGCGTGCAGACATGGGTAAAGTTAGTGGTTTAGTTCGCTCTAAACTCGCTTAA
- the rpsU gene encoding 30S ribosomal protein S21 has product MPVVKVRENEPFDVALRRFKRSCEKAGILSEVRRREHYEKPTTVRKRAKAAAQKRHAKKLARENARRVRLY; this is encoded by the coding sequence ATGCCAGTAGTTAAAGTACGTGAAAACGAACCGTTCGACGTAGCTCTACGTCGTTTCAAGCGCTCTTGCGAAAAAGCAGGTATCCTTTCTGAAGTGCGTCGTCGTGAGCACTATGAAAAACCTACTACAGTACGTAAACGCGCTAAAGCAGCAGCTCAAAAGCGTCACGCTAAGAAGCTTGCTCGCGAAAACGCACGTCGCGTTCGTCTGTACTAA
- the tsaD gene encoding tRNA (adenosine(37)-N6)-threonylcarbamoyltransferase complex transferase subunit TsaD gives MRILGIETSCDETGIAIYDDEKGLLSHQLYSQVKLHADYGGVVPELASRDHVKKTIPLIKAAMAEVNLTPADIDGIAYTAGPGLVGALLVGATIGRSIAYAWDVPAVPVHHMEGHLLAPMLEDTPPSFPFIALLVSGGHTMIVEVKGIGEYKILGESVDDAAGEAFDKTAKLMGLDYPGGPLLSRLAEKGTPGRFKFPRPMTNVPGLDMSFSGLKTFAANTIAANDNDDQTRADIAHAFQEAVCATLVIKCRRALEQTGMKRIVIAGGVSANKQLRASLEQLAKKIGGEVFYPRTEFCTDNGAMIAYAGMQRLKNGEVSDLGVEAKPRWPIDQLESINR, from the coding sequence ATGCGCATTTTAGGTATCGAAACTTCCTGTGATGAAACAGGCATTGCCATCTATGATGATGAGAAAGGGCTCCTTTCGCACCAATTATACAGCCAAGTAAAACTGCATGCCGACTACGGTGGTGTAGTGCCTGAATTGGCTTCACGTGATCACGTTAAAAAGACGATTCCTCTTATTAAAGCCGCGATGGCTGAAGTGAATTTAACGCCTGCCGACATTGATGGCATTGCGTATACCGCAGGGCCAGGCCTTGTTGGCGCTCTGCTTGTCGGTGCCACTATTGGTCGCAGCATCGCCTATGCATGGGATGTACCGGCTGTGCCAGTGCACCATATGGAAGGTCATTTGTTGGCCCCAATGCTTGAAGATACACCGCCGTCATTTCCATTTATTGCTCTGCTTGTTTCTGGTGGTCACACCATGATAGTGGAAGTAAAAGGCATCGGTGAATATAAAATTCTTGGTGAATCTGTCGATGACGCGGCAGGGGAAGCGTTCGATAAAACAGCAAAACTTATGGGGCTAGATTACCCTGGTGGGCCGCTGCTATCGCGTTTGGCTGAAAAAGGAACACCAGGGCGTTTTAAATTTCCTCGTCCGATGACTAATGTACCAGGGCTTGATATGAGCTTCTCTGGTTTAAAAACATTTGCAGCTAATACTATTGCAGCAAATGACAATGACGATCAAACTCGCGCTGATATTGCGCATGCATTCCAAGAGGCCGTGTGTGCCACTTTGGTGATTAAGTGTCGCCGAGCACTCGAGCAAACGGGTATGAAGCGAATTGTGATTGCTGGTGGTGTGAGTGCAAACAAACAGCTGCGAGCTTCACTGGAGCAGTTGGCTAAAAAAATTGGCGGCGAAGTGTTTTACCCAAGGACTGAGTTTTGTACCGACAACGGTGCAATGATCGCCTATGCAGGTATGCAGCGCCTTAAAAACGGTGAAGTGTCTGACCTTGGCGTCGAAGCCAAACCAAGATGGCCGATTGATCAACTTGAGTCGATTAATCGCTAA
- a CDS encoding alpha/beta fold hydrolase, translating to MAIFSRHNHNMHYLDVGKGPVLLFGHSYLWNSKMWAPQIEALSQNYRCIVPDLWAHGESEALPKQTTNLQDYAADLLALMDHLEVEHFNIVGLSVGGMWGTELAMLAPQRVKSLVIMDTFIGLEPEITHQRYFAMLDGITAAKSVPAPIVEAVAPLFFANDAKQDNPELVQGFESYLASLKGQAAVDVARVGRIVFGRRDQFEEIENLALPVLIMVGDQDKPRPVFESYLMQDAITGSELVVIPNAGHISNLEQPAFVTEKLTAFLEANAI from the coding sequence ATGGCTATATTCTCTCGTCATAATCACAACATGCACTATTTAGATGTAGGCAAGGGACCAGTATTGTTGTTTGGCCACAGCTACCTTTGGAACAGCAAAATGTGGGCGCCCCAAATTGAAGCTTTGAGTCAGAATTATCGCTGTATCGTACCGGATTTATGGGCTCACGGTGAGTCAGAGGCTCTGCCAAAGCAAACCACAAACTTACAAGATTACGCGGCCGATCTCTTAGCGCTAATGGATCATTTAGAAGTAGAGCACTTCAACATTGTTGGTTTGTCGGTAGGTGGTATGTGGGGAACAGAGTTAGCAATGCTTGCACCTCAACGTGTGAAGTCTCTGGTTATCATGGATACCTTTATTGGGTTAGAGCCTGAAATTACGCATCAGCGATACTTCGCCATGTTAGATGGAATAACGGCAGCGAAAAGCGTTCCTGCTCCCATTGTAGAAGCAGTGGCTCCTCTGTTCTTCGCTAATGATGCAAAGCAAGATAATCCAGAGCTGGTTCAGGGGTTTGAAAGCTATTTGGCTAGCCTTAAAGGTCAAGCGGCTGTTGACGTGGCGCGAGTTGGCCGAATTGTATTTGGGCGCCGTGATCAGTTTGAAGAAATCGAAAACTTAGCCCTACCGGTGTTAATCATGGTCGGCGATCAAGATAAACCAAGACCTGTGTTTGAATCTTACTTAATGCAAGATGCAATCACGGGGAGTGAGTTAGTGGTTATTCCAAATGCTGGTCACATCAGTAACTTAGAGCAGCCAGCTTTTGTTACTGAGAAGCTGACGGCATTTTTGGAAGCTAACGCGATCTGA
- the plsY gene encoding glycerol-3-phosphate 1-O-acyltransferase PlsY, with translation MTATALIMIILAYLLGSISSAVLICRLLKIKDPRTTGSKNPGATNVLRSGSKPAAAAVLLCDMLKGTIPVWLSWYLNVDDVILGLVGIAACLGHMYPLFFHFQGGKGVATALGAMAPMGLDLTAMLMTTWLVVIFFTRYSSFAAIVTALIAPLFTWWVAPDYTLPVSMLCCLIILRHHQNIRRLYDGTEPKVGNRTSSKA, from the coding sequence ATGACCGCTACCGCACTAATTATGATCATATTGGCCTATTTATTAGGTTCGATTTCGAGTGCGGTTTTGATTTGTCGACTGCTGAAAATTAAAGATCCACGCACCACAGGATCAAAAAATCCTGGGGCAACCAACGTACTTCGTAGTGGTTCAAAGCCCGCAGCAGCCGCAGTTTTATTATGTGACATGTTGAAAGGAACGATACCTGTTTGGCTAAGTTGGTACCTTAATGTCGATGACGTTATTTTAGGTTTGGTGGGTATTGCGGCTTGCTTGGGGCATATGTACCCGCTGTTTTTTCACTTCCAAGGTGGAAAAGGAGTGGCGACGGCATTAGGAGCCATGGCCCCCATGGGGTTAGATTTAACCGCCATGTTAATGACGACTTGGCTTGTAGTGATATTTTTTACGCGTTATTCGTCATTTGCGGCGATCGTCACTGCACTCATTGCCCCATTATTTACATGGTGGGTCGCGCCAGATTACACCCTACCCGTCTCGATGTTGTGTTGTTTGATTATCCTTCGCCATCATCAAAATATCCGCCGCTTGTATGATGGTACGGAACCCAAAGTAGGTAACCGTACCTCATCTAAAGCCTAG
- the folB gene encoding dihydroneopterin aldolase, which produces MALDKVFIEQLEVITTIGVYDWEQEIKQKLVLDLEMAHDNRPAGKSDDVVDALDYSKVSEAVLNHIETGRFLLVERVAEEIAELIMTQFSVPWIKIRLTKPGAVPQASGVGVIIERGTL; this is translated from the coding sequence ATGGCACTGGACAAAGTTTTTATTGAGCAATTAGAAGTTATTACTACGATCGGTGTTTACGACTGGGAACAAGAGATCAAACAGAAGCTGGTTTTGGATCTTGAAATGGCTCACGACAACCGCCCTGCGGGAAAAAGTGATGATGTCGTCGATGCGCTGGATTACTCAAAAGTAAGTGAAGCCGTATTGAACCACATTGAAACAGGTCGCTTTTTATTGGTAGAGCGAGTGGCTGAAGAAATTGCAGAGTTGATCATGACTCAATTCTCAGTGCCGTGGATCAAAATCCGTTTGACTAAGCCTGGCGCTGTACCGCAAGCAAGTGGCGTTGGGGTGATCATCGAACGAGGCACTTTATGA
- the folK gene encoding 2-amino-4-hydroxy-6-hydroxymethyldihydropteridine diphosphokinase, with product MITTYIGVGSNIERDKHVRVALEELEQLGEALRCSTVYDCAAVGFSSHSFYNLVVELKTSHSLRNFMQKLREIELKWGREPDAQKLQDRTLDLDIILFGEEVSASCPQLPRDDIFKFAFVIQPLYELCPDRVIPQDGRTVAQVWQTHSDLDSLIAVDLFK from the coding sequence ATGATAACGACCTACATTGGAGTAGGATCAAACATAGAGCGTGACAAGCACGTTCGTGTTGCGTTAGAAGAATTAGAACAGCTTGGTGAAGCGTTACGCTGTTCAACGGTGTATGACTGCGCGGCGGTCGGTTTTTCGAGTCATTCTTTTTACAACTTGGTTGTAGAACTGAAAACGTCACATTCCTTACGCAATTTCATGCAAAAATTGCGTGAGATTGAATTGAAGTGGGGCAGAGAGCCCGATGCTCAAAAACTGCAAGACCGCACGTTAGATTTAGATATCATTTTGTTTGGTGAAGAAGTGTCGGCTTCTTGCCCGCAATTACCACGAGACGATATCTTTAAATTCGCGTTTGTTATTCAACCATTATACGAATTGTGCCCTGATCGAGTCATTCCACAAGATGGCCGAACGGTGGCGCAAGTTTGGCAAACCCATTCTGACTTAGATTCACTGATCGCAGTGGATCTTTTTAAATAG
- a CDS encoding undecaprenyl-diphosphate phosphatase, translated as MSYFEAFMLALIQGLTEFLPISSSAHLILPSAILGWEDQGLAFDVAVHVGTLLAVVIYFRKEVITLFGALFGSIFKGDRSKEARLAWMIVLATIPACVFGLFMKDIIELYLRSAWVIATTTIVFALLLWWVDNNAKLTDDEYVADWKKSLFIGLSQAVAIIPGTSRSGATITAALYLGFTREAAARFSFLMSIPIITLAGGYLGLKLAMSGDPIHVGFLLTGIVTSFISAYICIHYFLKLISRMGMLPFVIYRLILGFGLFAFLMMG; from the coding sequence ATGAGTTATTTTGAAGCCTTTATGTTGGCGCTTATTCAAGGCCTAACGGAATTTTTACCTATTTCGAGTTCTGCTCACTTGATCCTACCCTCTGCAATTTTAGGTTGGGAAGATCAAGGCCTAGCTTTTGATGTGGCGGTTCATGTTGGTACCTTGCTGGCGGTTGTGATCTATTTCCGCAAAGAAGTGATCACGTTGTTTGGGGCGTTATTTGGTTCCATATTTAAAGGTGACCGCAGTAAAGAAGCCAGATTGGCATGGATGATAGTGCTAGCGACGATCCCGGCTTGTGTGTTCGGCTTGTTCATGAAAGACATCATCGAGCTTTACTTACGCAGTGCGTGGGTGATCGCAACCACCACCATCGTGTTTGCTTTACTTCTTTGGTGGGTTGATAACAACGCAAAGTTAACCGATGACGAATACGTGGCGGATTGGAAAAAGTCGCTGTTTATTGGTCTGTCTCAAGCTGTGGCAATTATCCCGGGTACTTCTCGTTCTGGCGCAACCATTACGGCTGCGTTATATCTTGGTTTTACCCGTGAAGCTGCCGCACGTTTTTCATTTTTAATGTCGATACCGATCATTACTTTGGCGGGTGGCTACTTAGGCCTGAAACTGGCCATGAGTGGGGACCCGATACATGTAGGTTTTCTGCTAACGGGCATCGTAACGTCATTTATTAGTGCGTATATCTGTATTCACTATTTCTTAAAGCTGATCTCGCGCATGGGCATGCTGCCATTCGTTATCTATCGTCTGATCTTAGGCTTCGGTCTATTTGCTTTCTTGATGATGGGGTAA